One Diospyros lotus cultivar Yz01 chromosome 1, ASM1463336v1, whole genome shotgun sequence genomic window carries:
- the LOC127787170 gene encoding protein NRT1/ PTR FAMILY 2.7-like isoform X2: MEDSVPAAGEHQLSFSGKKPGGWITFPFITATMACLTLAAGGWINNLLVYMNAEFNVPSIDSAQIWNVVNGCTTMFPVVGAIIADSYLGCFSVIWISSLISLLGIVLLMLTATVDSLRPLPCESSTNSCAAPSKAQYAVLYTALALAIVGVSGTRYTIGTMGADQFDQPKHHGTFWNWFIFTLYTSSAISSTLIVYVEDNVSWGLGFGLCAVANVVGLAVFVLGRRFYRHVKPQGSPFLGLARVVVAAVRKRKVAPAVEISEESEDYYYYQKPESGATKAVAATPTKAFRFLNRAAVKTEGDTNPDGSVAKPWKLCTVQQVEDLKTLIRIFPLWSSGIFLCLPLAAQTSLAILQALSMDRRVVGHFKLPAGSMIVFILLSTSISIAIIDRFLSPFWNKLTRRPLTPLQRVGTGQVITFLSMVVSAVVEAKRLKEVRSHDLQGQTGAIVPLSVLWLVPQLALAGISEGFHFPGNVAFYYQEFPASLKSTSTAMVTLFVGIAFYLSSAVVGIVRKTTGWLPDNVNDGRMDNVYWVFSLVCGLNFGYYVVCAWLYKYQVVGDEDHLGEEDDRL; encoded by the exons ATGGAAGATTCTGTCCCCGCCGCCGGAGAACACCAGCTGTCCTTTTCAGGCAAGAAGCCCGGCGGCTGGATCACATTTCCCTTCATCACAG CGACAATGGCGTGCCTGACGTTGGCAGCCGGAGGATGGATAAACAACCTCCTCGTCTATATGAACGCGGAGTTCAACGTTCCGAGCATCGATTCAGCCCAAATCTGGAACGTCGTTAATGGCTGCACCACCATGTTTCCCGTCGTCGGAGCTATCATCGCCGACTCCTACCTCGGCTGCTTCTCCGTCATCTGGATATCTTCCCTCATCTCTTTGCTC GGGATAGTCCTCTTGATGTTAACTGCAACAGTCGACTCACTGAGGCCTCTGCCATGCGAAAGCTCAACAAACTCATGCGCCGCGCCGTCAAAAGCTCAATATGCAGTTCTGTACACAGCTCTGGCTCTGGCGATCGTCGGGGTGAGCGGCACCCGCTATACGATCGGGACGATGGGGGCCGACCAGTTCGACCAGCCGAAGCACCACGGAACCTTCTGGAACTGGTTCATCTTCACCTTGTACACTTCGTCTGCGATAAGCAGCACCCTCATCGTCTACGTTGAAGATAACGTGAGCTGGGGACTAGGATTTGGCCTCTGTGCTGTTGCCAACGTTGTTGGTTTAGCGGTTTTTGTGCTTGGAAGACGATTCTATCGCCATGTGAAGCCCCAGGGGAGTCCGTTCTTGGGCTTAGCTCGCGTCGTCGTTGCTGCTGTGAGGAAACGGAAGGTGGCGCCGGCGGTGGAAATTAGTGAAGAATCtgaagattattattattaccagAAGCCGGAAAGTGGAGCGACGAAGGCGGTGGCTGCCACTCCTACCAAAGCTTTCCG GTTCCTGAACCGAGCAGCTGTGAAAACCGAAGGAGACACCAATCCAGACGGTTCAGTAGCAAAGCCATGGAAGCTCTGCACAGTCCAGCAAGTAGAAGATCTCAAAACCCTCATCAGAATTTTCCCCCTTTGGTCTTCTGGAATCTTCCTTTGCCTTCCACTCGCCGCCCAGACCAGCCTCGCCATTCTCCAGGCCCTCTCCATGGACCGCCGCGTCGTCGGCCATTTCAAACTCCCCGCCGGCTCCATGATCGTATTCATCCTCCTCTCCACTTCCATCTCCATCGCCATCATCGACCGCTTCTTATCCCCCTTCTGGAATAAGCTGACTCGCAGGCCATTAACCCCTCTCCAGAGAGTTGGAACCGGACAGGTGATCACTTTTCTAAGCATGGTAGTTTCCGCCGTCGTGGAAGCAAAACGGCTGAAGGAAGTCCGATCCCACGACCTTCAAGGCCAAACCGGCGCCATCGTGCCTTTGTCGGTGCTGTGGCTGGTGCCGCAGCTGGCTCTCGCCGGCATCTCGGAAGGATTCCACTTTCCCGGAAACGTGGCGTTCTATTACCAGGAATTTCCTGCGTCGCTGAAGAGCACGTCGACGGCCATGGTGACGTTGTTCGTGGGAATCGCGTTTTATCTGAGCTCCGCCGTGGTGGGGATTGTTCGGAAGACGACGGGGTGGCTGCCGGATAACGTGAACGACGGGAGGATGGATAATGTATACTGGGTTTTCAGCTTGGTTTGCGGCTTGAACTTTGGGTACTATGTGGTTTGCGCTTGGCTGTACAAATATCAAGTCGTTGGCGATGAAGATCATCTTGGCGAAGAAGATGACAGGCTTTAG
- the LOC127787170 gene encoding protein NRT1/ PTR FAMILY 2.7-like isoform X3 has protein sequence MEDSVPAAGEHQLSFSGKKPGGWITFPFITATMACLTLAAGGWINNLLVYMNAEFNVPSIDSAQIWNVVNGCTTMFPVVGAIIADSYLGCFSVIWISSLISLLGIVLLMLTATVDSLRPLPCESSTNSCAAPSKAQYAVLYTALALAIVGVSGTRYTIGTMGADQFDQPKHHGTFWNWFIFTLYTSSAISSTLIVYVEDNVSWGLGFGLCAVANVVGLAVFVLGRRFYRHVKPQGSPFLGLARVVVAAVRKRKVAPAVEISEESEDYYYYQKPESGATKAVAATPTKAFRFLNRAAVKTEGDTNPDGSVAKPWKLCTVQQVEDLKTLIRIFPLWSSGIFLCLPLAAQTSLAILQALSMDRRVVGHFKLPAGSMIVFILLSTSISIAIIDRFLSPFWNKLTRRPLTPLQRVGTGQVITFLSMVVSAVVEAKRLKEVRSHDLQGQTGAIVPLSVLWLVPQLALAGISEGFHFPGNVAFYYQEFPASLKSTSTAMVTLFVGIAFYLSSAVVGIVRKTTGWLPDNVNDGRMDNVYWVFSLVCGLNFGYYVVCAWLYKYQVVGDEDHLGEEDDRL, from the exons CGACAATGGCGTGCCTGACGTTGGCAGCCGGAGGATGGATAAACAACCTCCTCGTCTATATGAACGCGGAGTTCAACGTTCCGAGCATCGATTCAGCCCAAATCTGGAACGTCGTTAATGGCTGCACCACCATGTTTCCCGTCGTCGGAGCTATCATCGCCGACTCCTACCTCGGCTGCTTCTCCGTCATCTGGATATCTTCCCTCATCTCTTTGCTC GGGATAGTCCTCTTGATGTTAACTGCAACAGTCGACTCACTGAGGCCTCTGCCATGCGAAAGCTCAACAAACTCATGCGCCGCGCCGTCAAAAGCTCAATATGCAGTTCTGTACACAGCTCTGGCTCTGGCGATCGTCGGGGTGAGCGGCACCCGCTATACGATCGGGACGATGGGGGCCGACCAGTTCGACCAGCCGAAGCACCACGGAACCTTCTGGAACTGGTTCATCTTCACCTTGTACACTTCGTCTGCGATAAGCAGCACCCTCATCGTCTACGTTGAAGATAACGTGAGCTGGGGACTAGGATTTGGCCTCTGTGCTGTTGCCAACGTTGTTGGTTTAGCGGTTTTTGTGCTTGGAAGACGATTCTATCGCCATGTGAAGCCCCAGGGGAGTCCGTTCTTGGGCTTAGCTCGCGTCGTCGTTGCTGCTGTGAGGAAACGGAAGGTGGCGCCGGCGGTGGAAATTAGTGAAGAATCtgaagattattattattaccagAAGCCGGAAAGTGGAGCGACGAAGGCGGTGGCTGCCACTCCTACCAAAGCTTTCCG GTTCCTGAACCGAGCAGCTGTGAAAACCGAAGGAGACACCAATCCAGACGGTTCAGTAGCAAAGCCATGGAAGCTCTGCACAGTCCAGCAAGTAGAAGATCTCAAAACCCTCATCAGAATTTTCCCCCTTTGGTCTTCTGGAATCTTCCTTTGCCTTCCACTCGCCGCCCAGACCAGCCTCGCCATTCTCCAGGCCCTCTCCATGGACCGCCGCGTCGTCGGCCATTTCAAACTCCCCGCCGGCTCCATGATCGTATTCATCCTCCTCTCCACTTCCATCTCCATCGCCATCATCGACCGCTTCTTATCCCCCTTCTGGAATAAGCTGACTCGCAGGCCATTAACCCCTCTCCAGAGAGTTGGAACCGGACAGGTGATCACTTTTCTAAGCATGGTAGTTTCCGCCGTCGTGGAAGCAAAACGGCTGAAGGAAGTCCGATCCCACGACCTTCAAGGCCAAACCGGCGCCATCGTGCCTTTGTCGGTGCTGTGGCTGGTGCCGCAGCTGGCTCTCGCCGGCATCTCGGAAGGATTCCACTTTCCCGGAAACGTGGCGTTCTATTACCAGGAATTTCCTGCGTCGCTGAAGAGCACGTCGACGGCCATGGTGACGTTGTTCGTGGGAATCGCGTTTTATCTGAGCTCCGCCGTGGTGGGGATTGTTCGGAAGACGACGGGGTGGCTGCCGGATAACGTGAACGACGGGAGGATGGATAATGTATACTGGGTTTTCAGCTTGGTTTGCGGCTTGAACTTTGGGTACTATGTGGTTTGCGCTTGGCTGTACAAATATCAAGTCGTTGGCGATGAAGATCATCTTGGCGAAGAAGATGACAGGCTTTAG
- the LOC127787170 gene encoding protein NRT1/ PTR FAMILY 2.7-like isoform X4: protein MLTATVDSLRPLPCESSTNSCAAPSKAQYAVLYTALALAIVGVSGTRYTIGTMGADQFDQPKHHGTFWNWFIFTLYTSSAISSTLIVYVEDNVSWGLGFGLCAVANVVGLAVFVLGRRFYRHVKPQGSPFLGLARVVVAAVRKRKVAPAVEISEESEDYYYYQKPESGATKAVAATPTKAFRFLNRAAVKTEGDTNPDGSVAKPWKLCTVQQVEDLKTLIRIFPLWSSGIFLCLPLAAQTSLAILQALSMDRRVVGHFKLPAGSMIVFILLSTSISIAIIDRFLSPFWNKLTRRPLTPLQRVGTGQVITFLSMVVSAVVEAKRLKEVRSHDLQGQTGAIVPLSVLWLVPQLALAGISEGFHFPGNVAFYYQEFPASLKSTSTAMVTLFVGIAFYLSSAVVGIVRKTTGWLPDNVNDGRMDNVYWVFSLVCGLNFGYYVVCAWLYKYQVVGDEDHLGEEDDRL, encoded by the exons ATGTTAACTGCAACAGTCGACTCACTGAGGCCTCTGCCATGCGAAAGCTCAACAAACTCATGCGCCGCGCCGTCAAAAGCTCAATATGCAGTTCTGTACACAGCTCTGGCTCTGGCGATCGTCGGGGTGAGCGGCACCCGCTATACGATCGGGACGATGGGGGCCGACCAGTTCGACCAGCCGAAGCACCACGGAACCTTCTGGAACTGGTTCATCTTCACCTTGTACACTTCGTCTGCGATAAGCAGCACCCTCATCGTCTACGTTGAAGATAACGTGAGCTGGGGACTAGGATTTGGCCTCTGTGCTGTTGCCAACGTTGTTGGTTTAGCGGTTTTTGTGCTTGGAAGACGATTCTATCGCCATGTGAAGCCCCAGGGGAGTCCGTTCTTGGGCTTAGCTCGCGTCGTCGTTGCTGCTGTGAGGAAACGGAAGGTGGCGCCGGCGGTGGAAATTAGTGAAGAATCtgaagattattattattaccagAAGCCGGAAAGTGGAGCGACGAAGGCGGTGGCTGCCACTCCTACCAAAGCTTTCCG GTTCCTGAACCGAGCAGCTGTGAAAACCGAAGGAGACACCAATCCAGACGGTTCAGTAGCAAAGCCATGGAAGCTCTGCACAGTCCAGCAAGTAGAAGATCTCAAAACCCTCATCAGAATTTTCCCCCTTTGGTCTTCTGGAATCTTCCTTTGCCTTCCACTCGCCGCCCAGACCAGCCTCGCCATTCTCCAGGCCCTCTCCATGGACCGCCGCGTCGTCGGCCATTTCAAACTCCCCGCCGGCTCCATGATCGTATTCATCCTCCTCTCCACTTCCATCTCCATCGCCATCATCGACCGCTTCTTATCCCCCTTCTGGAATAAGCTGACTCGCAGGCCATTAACCCCTCTCCAGAGAGTTGGAACCGGACAGGTGATCACTTTTCTAAGCATGGTAGTTTCCGCCGTCGTGGAAGCAAAACGGCTGAAGGAAGTCCGATCCCACGACCTTCAAGGCCAAACCGGCGCCATCGTGCCTTTGTCGGTGCTGTGGCTGGTGCCGCAGCTGGCTCTCGCCGGCATCTCGGAAGGATTCCACTTTCCCGGAAACGTGGCGTTCTATTACCAGGAATTTCCTGCGTCGCTGAAGAGCACGTCGACGGCCATGGTGACGTTGTTCGTGGGAATCGCGTTTTATCTGAGCTCCGCCGTGGTGGGGATTGTTCGGAAGACGACGGGGTGGCTGCCGGATAACGTGAACGACGGGAGGATGGATAATGTATACTGGGTTTTCAGCTTGGTTTGCGGCTTGAACTTTGGGTACTATGTGGTTTGCGCTTGGCTGTACAAATATCAAGTCGTTGGCGATGAAGATCATCTTGGCGAAGAAGATGACAGGCTTTAG
- the LOC127787203 gene encoding protein NRT1/ PTR FAMILY 2.6-like, whose product MILQVLTMDRHLGPNFEIPAGSFTVISFLSITIFLPVVNKFISPTWKKLTRRHPTTLQRIGAGHLLTVVSMAVSAVVESKRLNVAYSLHPPDKPASTTVPMSALWLLPQVALVGCGQAFHFQGHIEFYYQEFPASLKSTATAMNSVTIATAYYLSSGVLDVLKKNTPWLPDDVNSGRLDLVFWIFGGVVALNYCYFLGCSMSYRYRNLEQKDGSLEAEQN is encoded by the coding sequence ATGATCTTGCAAGTCCTTACAATGGACCGCCATCTCGGCCCCAATTTCGAGATCCCGGCAGGATCCTTCACAGTCATCTCATTCCTCAGCATCACCATCTTCCTGCCGGTGGTGAACAAATTCATCTCCCCCACCTGGAAGAAACTGACTCGCCGGCATCCAACCACCCTCCAGAGAATAGGAGCAGGACACTTGCTCACCGTGGTTAGCATGGCGGTTTCTGCCGTGGTCGAATCTAAGCGGCTGAATGTGGCCTATTCCCTCCACCCACCAGACAAACCCGCCTCCACCACCGTGCCAATGTCCGCCCTGTGGCTGCTGCCACAGGTGGCCTTGGTCGGGTGCGGCCAAGCGTTTCATTTCCAGGGACATATTGAGTTTTACTACCAAGAGTTTCCGGCCTCGCTGAAGAGCACGGCGACGGCGATGAACTCGGTGACTATAGCCACTGCATACTACTTGAGCTCCGGCGTGTTGGATGTGCTTAAGAAGAATACGCCTTGGTTGCCGGATGATGTCAACAGCGGCAGGCTTGACTTGGTTTTTTGGATATTCGGTGGGGTTGTGGCGCTGAACTATTGCTACTTTCTTGGTTGTTCCATGTCTTACAGGTACCGTAACCTTGAGCAGAAGGATGGCTCTCTAGAAGCAGAACAAAATTGA
- the LOC127787189 gene encoding protein NRT1/ PTR FAMILY 2.6-like gives MEPKDFTGGKVSGRRRGGWISCFFIAGAMIGFQLSNGGWMSNLIVYLTEEFNVKSIDAAQLSSIISALAFLTPVIGAIIADSLFSCFSVIFACSLISLLGTVLLFLTATVNSLKPQSCEVGWMPCKPPSGIQFAVLYGGIVLGAVGFGGLNSVIATFGAAQLEEGHDRGSFFSWFFFILCSSSVISGTAIVYIEDNVGWGWGFGICVATHLIGLAIFLSRTQYYHQIRPQGSPFASLAHVIVASIRKWNVRISSKGEDYYHGGDDEALNLLPSTPSTEFRCLNRAALKTEGDTKPDGSIAKPWRLSTVQQVEDLKTLIRIFPLWTTGLFLCIPIAVQMGLTILQVLTMDRHLGPNFIIPAGSFTVLSYISITIFLPIVQKIVTPLWEKLSHRHPPSLQRVGVGHLLTAASMAVAALVESRRLSIAHSLHLEDKPNSIVPMSAWWLVPQVALVGFGQAFHYPGLVEFYFQEFPASLKSTATAMNSVTIAISYYLTSALLDVFKKSTPWLPDDINMGRLDIVYWIMAVTAVVNFGYYLTCSMLYKYRNLQRNDGHPEAE, from the exons ATGGAGCCAAAGGACTTCACCGGCGGCAAGGTTTCCGGCAGAAGAAGAGGCGGCTGGATCAGCTGCTTCTTCATtgcag GGGCAATGATAGGATTCCAACTCTCCAATGGAGGCTGGATGTCGAACTTGATTGTGTATCTGACGGAGGAATTCAATGTGAAGAGCATAGATGCAGCTCAGCTTTCAAGTATTATCAGTGCTTTGGCCTTTCTTACTCCGGTGATCGGGGCAATCATCGCTGACTCCTTATTCAGCTGCTTCTCCGTCATTTTCGCCTGTTCCCTCATCTCGTTGCTG GGAACTGTTCTTTTATTCTTAACAGCAACTGTCAATTCCTTGAAACCCCAATCCTGTGAAGTTGGATGGATGCCATGCAAACCTCCATCAGGAATCCAGTTTGCAGTTCTGTATGGAGGAATTGTTCTTGGAGCTGTGGGGTTCGGTGGGTTAAATTCAGTTATAGCAACTTTTGGAGCAGCCCAACTAGAGGAGGGGCATGACAGGGGATCTTTCTTTAGTTggttttttttcattttgtgcaGTTCTTCGGTTATAAGTGGCACTGCCATTGTCTATATTGAGGATAACGTGGGTTGGGGATGGGGTTTTGGCATATGCGTGGCAACCCATTTGATTGGTTTGGCCATATTCTTGTCAAGAACCCAATACTACCATCAGATTAGGCCACAAGGGAGTCCGTTTGCTAGCTTGGCTCATGTTATTGTTGCATCAATTCGCAAGTGGAATGTCAGGATATCTTCAAAAGGGGAGGATTACTACCATGGGGGTGATGACGAAGCTCTGAATTTGTTGCCATCAACACCTTCAACAGAATTCCG GTGCTTGAACCGTGCAGCGCTCAAGACTGAAGGTGACACCAAACCTGATGGCTCAATTGCCAAACCTTGGAGGTTAAGCACAGTGCAACAAGTGGAAGACCTCAAAACTCTGATTAGAATTTTCCCACTGTGGACAACTGGTCTTTTCCTATGCATCCCAATAGCAGTCCAAATGGGCTTGACGATCCTCCAAGTCCTAACAATGGACCGCCACCTCGGCCCCAATTTCATAATACCAGCGGGGTCCTTCACAGTCCTTTCCTACATTTCTATCACCATTTTCCTGCCCATTGTCCAGAAAATCGTTACTCCCCTCTGGGAAAAACTGAGCCACCGGCATCCACCAAGCCTCCAACGAGTTGGAGTAGGGCACTTGCTCACCGCGGCTAGCATGGCAGTGGCTGCCCTGGTTGAATCAAGGCGGCTGAGTATAGCCCATTCCCTACACTTGGAAgacaaacccaactccattgtCCCCATGTCTGCCTGGTGGCTTGTCCCGCAGGTGGCCCTGGTTGGCTTTGGACAAGCTTTCCATTACCCTGGACTGGTTGAATTTTACTTCCAAGAATTCCCGGCATCTCTGAAAAGCACAGCAACAGCAATGAACTCGGTAACTATCGCGATTTCATACTACTTGACCTCAGCTTTGCTGGATGTGTTTAAGAAGAGTACACCTTGGTTGCCGGATGATATTAACATGGGAAGGCTAGACATTGTGTACTGGATAATGGCTGTGACTGCAGTGGTAAACTTTGGCTACTATCTTACATGTTCCATGCTATACAAGTATCGGAATCTGCAGAGGAATGATGGCCATCCAGAAGCAGAGTAA